In a genomic window of Akkermansiaceae bacterium:
- a CDS encoding entericidin A/B family lipoprotein, which yields MIPLAAGTLAMSSCNTFIGMGKDIQSLGSGMQNTAYKKSATAPPPVQEAVPAPQPAQ from the coding sequence TTGATTCCTCTGGCCGCCGGAACTCTTGCAATGAGCTCATGCAACACCTTTATCGGTATGGGTAAGGACATCCAGAGCCTCGGTTCGGGTATGCAGAACACAGCTTACAAGAAGTCCGCCACGGCACCACCACCGGTGCAGGAAGCGGTCCCGGCACCGCAGCCGGCCCAGTAG
- the rseP gene encoding RIP metalloprotease RseP, whose amino-acid sequence MSFLMPLFVIFVVIVIFNVIIFVHELGHFLAARWRGLEVERFQIWFGKPIWKKTYNGVQYGLGWIPFGGFVALPQMVTMEKIEGDNMTDKPLPPAKPIDKIIVAFAGPLFSFLLAVLTAFAVWGVGKPSYKLNSTTVGYIDKDKPAAEAKPAFQEGDKIIAVNGVPVDRWRGDTDTGVSENIMLSEGKTIEFTVERAGSPEPIVVKSGYHIPPTKWWERRAMRQVGIMMGFRTLVGEVIENSPAAEAGIQKEDEILTVNGKKALTYQHVVDAELSGEPTTVVVLRKGKEMTFTLTARQPVSPKDAKASFGILPGPDPTLVTSTIEYPTPTEQIKHSAGIMYTTITKVISSDSDVGVQHLAGPIGIGKGYYQMLTSPDGWKLALSFTVLFNINLAILNMLPFPVLDGGHITLSILEIIARRPVQPRVLEFVQTAFVLMIFGLFIFITSKDVGSFFGSDEASKKPVFEKMVAPGD is encoded by the coding sequence ATGTCTTTTTTAATGCCCCTCTTTGTTATCTTCGTTGTCATCGTTATTTTCAACGTCATCATCTTTGTTCACGAACTCGGACACTTCCTCGCCGCCCGCTGGAGGGGGCTCGAGGTGGAACGTTTCCAAATCTGGTTCGGCAAGCCGATCTGGAAAAAAACCTACAACGGGGTGCAATACGGCCTCGGCTGGATCCCGTTCGGCGGCTTTGTCGCCCTGCCCCAGATGGTCACCATGGAAAAAATCGAGGGCGACAACATGACCGACAAGCCGCTGCCCCCGGCGAAACCCATCGATAAGATCATCGTCGCCTTCGCCGGCCCGCTGTTCTCCTTTCTGCTCGCCGTCCTCACCGCTTTTGCGGTCTGGGGGGTTGGCAAGCCCAGCTACAAGCTCAACAGCACCACGGTGGGTTATATCGATAAAGACAAACCCGCCGCCGAGGCAAAACCCGCCTTCCAGGAGGGTGACAAAATCATCGCGGTCAACGGCGTCCCCGTCGACCGCTGGCGTGGTGACACCGATACCGGCGTCAGTGAAAACATCATGCTCAGCGAGGGGAAAACCATCGAGTTCACCGTCGAGCGCGCAGGCTCCCCGGAGCCTATCGTTGTCAAATCAGGTTACCACATCCCGCCCACCAAGTGGTGGGAGCGGCGTGCGATGCGCCAGGTTGGCATCATGATGGGCTTCCGCACACTCGTCGGCGAGGTCATAGAAAACAGCCCCGCCGCCGAGGCCGGCATCCAGAAGGAGGATGAGATTCTAACCGTCAACGGCAAAAAAGCCCTCACCTACCAGCACGTCGTCGATGCCGAACTCTCGGGGGAGCCCACCACAGTTGTCGTTCTGAGAAAGGGCAAGGAGATGACCTTTACCCTCACCGCCCGCCAACCGGTGTCGCCGAAAGATGCCAAAGCGAGCTTTGGTATCCTCCCCGGCCCCGACCCCACCCTGGTGACATCCACCATCGAATACCCCACGCCGACCGAGCAGATCAAACACAGCGCGGGTATCATGTACACCACCATCACCAAGGTGATTTCAAGTGATTCGGATGTCGGCGTCCAACACCTCGCCGGCCCCATTGGGATCGGCAAAGGCTATTACCAGATGTTGACCTCTCCGGATGGCTGGAAGCTCGCCCTCAGCTTTACCGTGCTGTTCAACATCAACCTCGCCATCCTCAACATGCTGCCGTTCCCGGTCCTCGACGGTGGACATATCACGCTTTCCATCCTGGAAATCATCGCCCGCCGCCCTGTGCAACCGAGGGTCCTGGAGTTCGTCCAGACGGCTTTTGTGCTGATGATCTTCGGCCTGTTCATCTTTATCACCTCCAAGGACGTCGGCTCGTTTTTCGGTAGCGATGAGGCTTCCAAGAAGCCTGTGTTTGAAAAAATGGTTGCGCCAGGCGATTAA